A single region of the Gossypium arboreum isolate Shixiya-1 chromosome 12, ASM2569848v2, whole genome shotgun sequence genome encodes:
- the LOC108477912 gene encoding GATA transcription factor 18-like, whose translation MMRKCSSSQGDMVLGPCSCGLFHGENNSFSMLFSMPNHKSFDETDMYRFTSSSSSSVDCTLSLGTPSTRLCVNDSDKRLRHGRSSGNSCVSNFCLDLLQNKNMPYPLQSAKDSRGSNGNSSSNSSGKGNDPLLARRCANCDTTSTPLWRNGPRGPKSLCNACGIRFRKEERRATNAIKSSGATGSMLEQLQHLGYHHHQNKNNSRVHHSQSLKIPCFSPVNGFRFIEDTDRDSATGISFLSWRLNVHDLTR comes from the exons ATGATGCGCAAGTGCAGTAGTTCTCAGGGAGACATGGTATTGGGCCCTTGTTCATGTGGTCTGTTTCATGGCGAAAACAACTCATTCTCTATGCTATTTTCCATGCCAAACCACAAATCATTTGATGAAACAGACATGTACCGTTTCACGTCCTCTTCATCATCTTCTGTTGACTGCACTCTCTCGTTGGGAACTCCATCCACACGCCTTTGTGTAAACGACAGTGACAAGCGTTTGCGCCATGGCCGCAGCTCGGGTAATTCTTGCGTGTCTAACTTTTGCTTGGACTTGTTACAGAACAAGAACATGCCATATCCACTGCAAAGCGCAAAAGATAGCCGTGGAAGCAATGGAAATAGCAGTAGTAACAGCTCGGGGAAAGGCAATGATCCTCTCTTAGCTCGCCGATGTGCTAACTGTGACACCACTTCTACACCGCTTTGGAGGAATGGTCCAAGAGGCCCAAAG TCACTTTGCAATGCCTGTGGAATTCGATTcagaaaagaagaaagaagagcAACAAATGCAATCAAGTCATCAGGTGCAACAGGTTCAATGTTGGAGCAATTACAACATCTTGGCTATCATCACCACCAGAACAAGAACAATTCACGGGTTCATCACTCGCAAAGCCTGAAAATTCCATGTTTCTCACCTGTCAATGGATTCAGGTTCATTGAAGATACTGATCGAGATTCTGCTACTGGCATTTCCTTCCTTTCTTGGAGACTCAATGTCCATGACCTTACAAGATAA